ATAGGGAGTTGGTGATGTACTGCGGCAGTACGGTGGTGGCTAGATGTCGCCACACGTCGCCGGACTCACTGAGGATGCTACTGAGAACGACGGCAATGGGAGAAATTAGCAGTAAACTCAGTAGCACGATCGCCGTCGTCCAAAGCAAACTATGCCAGTTCGCGTCCCAACGGTGGCCTCGATGGGAATGGCGATGGGTTAAGTTGACGAAATCCGGAAATTTCAAAAGATATAGATCATAGTGCTTAGGGCCATTCCCCTTATATCAGGAGAGGGCAGGGGAAGAGGGAAAAGTAACGAGTGTAGGGCGTTGGCGTAGCCTGCCCGGAGGGCTTAGCCCGTGCGTAGGGCTGTGCCCGTGCGTAGCAGCAGAGTGACTCGTTACTCGCTACTCAATCCGGCCATCACATCCCCAGCGATGGATCGCATCGAAGCCTTCCCAGTGGGCAGGGGGGGCTCCTTGCAGTTGGCGGTGCATTCGCTCGATCACCTCGTCGGGTACGCGACGCGATCGCATCTGGTTGTGCTGCAGACAGATGGCTAAGGGAATATCAAACCAGAGGGCGGTGATGGAGTCAAAGCCCAGGTGGCGAGCCAATGCGATCGCATCGCGGCGATGCCGCCGTCGCACATTGGTGGCATCGTAGATGGTTCCCTGCCGATGTCCTTGACGAATCGCCGCGACATTCTGCTGCAACTGGTGCTGCAGCTGCCGCCAAATCTGGGGCCAGGAGCCTTGCACCGCCTCGTCACCAAAGAGCTGTTGGCGAATGGCATCGGTGGAGACAATCTCATAGGCAGGATGCTGACTGACAAATTGCTGCGCCCAGGTAGACTTGCCGCTACCCGGTAGACCAATTAGCAGAATCAAGGGGATCCTCACCGCCGCCGAACCATAACCCCGTTACCTAGGCGCTGTTAATCTCCCCTGACGTTCAGGCCTTAGATCACCATGCCATCGGGAATCACAGCATTTTTCAGCACCACCACGATGCCACTGCGGATGTAGAAGCCCAGGTCTTCCCGCTCTGCTTCCTCCACATCTTCCTTATTGATGATTTGCACATTGCGGCCAACGCGAGCATTCTTATCCACGATGGTCTTGCGGATGAC
This portion of the Halomicronema hongdechloris C2206 genome encodes:
- a CDS encoding AAA family ATPase, with translation MILLIGLPGSGKSTWAQQFVSQHPAYEIVSTDAIRQQLFGDEAVQGSWPQIWRQLQHQLQQNVAAIRQGHRQGTIYDATNVRRRHRRDAIALARHLGFDSITALWFDIPLAICLQHNQMRSRRVPDEVIERMHRQLQGAPPAHWEGFDAIHRWGCDGRIE